One window of the Perca fluviatilis chromosome 5, GENO_Pfluv_1.0, whole genome shotgun sequence genome contains the following:
- the LOC120559643 gene encoding glycine N-acyltransferase-like protein Keg1, whose translation MEILTPSSIPGQRIWTGKRRCFHCQFPFWTNPTRSSSTHTCLMEAAGGSQESLDHVRVCIRHLPNHCVSDEKGRPVSWMLSNELCELRMAYTLPEYRRASHLLALSLALIRRMGSVGLPVYCHVNQQNQATINAVTLLGFSACPSTEKISVLLICKDRV comes from the exons ATGGAGATTTTAACACCTTCATCTATCCCAGGCCAGAGAATATGGACTGGCAAGA GAAGGTGTTTCCACTGCCAATTTCCATTCTGGACGAATCCCACGCGGAGCTCGTCGACACACACTTGCCTTATGGAGGCAGCTGGAGGCAGCCAGGAGAGCCTCGACCACGTGAGAGTCTGTATACGCCATCTGCCAAACCACTGTGTTTCAGATGAGAAGGGCCGGCCTGTGTCCTGGATGCTGTCTAATGAGCTGTGTGAGCTGAGGATGGCCTACACCCTACCAGAGTACAGACGGGCCAGCCACCTCCTGGCTCTGTCTCTGGCTCTTATCCGCAGGATGGGCTCTGTGGGTCTGCCCGTCTACTGCCACGTCAACCAGCAGAACCAGGCCACCATTAACGCTGTGACCTTACTCGGCTTCTCTGCTTGTCCCAGTACGGAGAAGATCTCAGTGCTGCTAATATGCAAGGACAGAGTCTGA